The following proteins come from a genomic window of Nostoc sp. TCL26-01:
- a CDS encoding serine O-acetyltransferase, with amino-acid sequence MNTQIELGEETNTSQLSTLNLWQQIREDWIAHGRDWTKPGFRAVAIHRFGVWRMSLEPKLMRAPFSILYGMLYRKVRNTYGIELPYTVQLGRRVIIEHQSAIVIHGYCAIGDDSIIRQGVTLGNRYVDRPFDAPKLGKNVNVGAGAKIFGNVTIGDGANIGANAVVLSDVPPNATAVGIPARIINSSRSDVL; translated from the coding sequence ATGAACACACAAATAGAATTAGGAGAAGAGACAAACACAAGCCAACTTTCCACTTTAAATCTTTGGCAGCAAATTCGAGAAGATTGGATTGCTCACGGACGAGACTGGACTAAGCCAGGATTTAGAGCCGTGGCTATTCATCGTTTTGGGGTTTGGCGCATGAGTCTTGAGCCTAAACTGATGCGTGCGCCTTTTAGTATTCTCTATGGAATGTTATATCGCAAAGTCCGCAATACCTATGGCATTGAATTACCCTATACAGTCCAACTTGGTCGGCGTGTGATTATTGAACACCAGAGCGCAATTGTGATTCATGGTTATTGTGCCATTGGTGATGACAGTATTATTCGTCAAGGTGTGACTTTGGGTAATCGCTACGTGGATCGTCCTTTTGATGCGCCAAAGTTGGGCAAAAATGTCAACGTTGGGGCTGGGGCTAAAATTTTTGGCAACGTTACCATCGGTGATGGGGCTAATATTGGTGCTAATGCCGTAGTTCTTAGCGACGTTCCCCCCAACGCCACAGCAGTGGGTATACCTGCGCGAATTATTAATTCTTCTCGGTCTGATGTCTTGTGA
- a CDS encoding sugar transferase: MATTVQTFVPEQLTEVSFPITTLSATVIIQIPERFSVFEAVSLKQTCQDLIQGDTRPQEIIFDFQKTTFMDSSGLGALINSWKTTQEAKIIMLLRNVTPQVLAVLNLTELHQVFAIESSSTTPSIAANQVVNIQKISPRQKEQLPATHTSVGSWIKRSIDIVGALVGLVITGILLIPVAIAIQIDDPGPIFFGQIRCGWMGKRFKIWKFRSMCVDAEAKKSQVKNQVQGAFFKNEHDPRITRVGTFIRRTSIDELPQFWNVLKGDMSLVGTRPPTPDEVERYEVPEWQRLDVKPGMTGEWQVNGRSTVRSFEDVIRLDLLYQKNWSLSYDLQLIFKTVAVLFNKNSGAC; encoded by the coding sequence ATGGCAACGACAGTGCAGACATTCGTACCTGAACAATTGACCGAGGTAAGTTTTCCCATCACTACCCTGAGTGCAACAGTAATCATCCAGATACCTGAGAGGTTTAGTGTATTTGAAGCAGTAAGCTTGAAGCAAACCTGCCAAGACCTAATCCAAGGAGACACACGTCCGCAAGAGATCATTTTTGACTTCCAAAAAACCACTTTTATGGATAGTAGTGGTTTAGGAGCTTTGATTAATAGTTGGAAAACTACCCAAGAAGCAAAAATTATCATGCTTTTGAGGAATGTCACCCCTCAAGTTTTGGCAGTCCTCAACTTAACAGAACTACATCAGGTTTTTGCGATTGAGTCTAGTAGTACAACACCTTCCATAGCAGCCAACCAAGTCGTAAATATACAAAAAATTTCTCCTCGCCAAAAAGAGCAATTACCAGCTACTCACACTTCCGTAGGATCTTGGATTAAAAGATCAATAGATATTGTTGGTGCTTTAGTTGGCTTAGTGATTACAGGAATTTTGTTGATTCCTGTGGCGATCGCTATTCAAATTGACGATCCAGGCCCTATTTTCTTTGGTCAAATTCGTTGTGGTTGGATGGGCAAGCGATTTAAAATCTGGAAATTTCGCTCGATGTGTGTAGATGCAGAAGCGAAAAAATCCCAAGTGAAAAATCAAGTCCAGGGGGCTTTTTTCAAGAATGAACATGATCCCCGCATCACACGAGTAGGTACATTCATCCGCCGGACTAGCATTGATGAACTACCCCAGTTTTGGAATGTCTTGAAAGGAGACATGAGTTTAGTTGGAACTAGACCACCCACACCCGATGAAGTAGAACGCTATGAAGTCCCAGAATGGCAGCGCTTGGATGTGAAGCCAGGGATGACTGGAGAATGGCAAGTCAACGGACGTTCAACAGTACGTAGTTTTGAAGATGTAATTCGTCTGGATTTGCTCTATCAAAAGAACTGGAGTTTGTCGTACGATTTGCAGTTAATTTTCAAAACTGTGGCAGTTCTGTTTAATAAAAACAGTGGTGCTTGCTAA
- a CDS encoding WecB/TagA/CpsF family glycosyltransferase, whose amino-acid sequence MKQAKVLNVSINNITMVELLEKLQFGGVVFTPNVNHIMQLQKKSDFYSVYQKADYTVCDSKIVLYASHFLNAPIQEKIAGSDLFPAFCEYYRHDEKIKIFLLGSEPEVVKTAQRKINAKIGRNIVVASHSPSFGFEKNEQECQEIVKLINSSEATVLAIGVGAPKQEMWIAKYQQQFKNIKTFMAIGATIDFEAGYVKRSPRWMSEVGLEWLYRLISEPKRLWKRYVFDAIPFLFLILQQRLNLYSNPWSETQPSGLHEWEKRSLSKIFQMTDNITSSNEHLNVTSETEPMLQEHIQTNLLTKELR is encoded by the coding sequence ATGAAACAAGCTAAGGTGCTGAATGTAAGTATTAACAACATCACGATGGTGGAGTTGTTAGAAAAGTTACAGTTTGGTGGTGTTGTGTTCACTCCCAACGTGAACCACATCATGCAATTACAGAAGAAATCCGACTTTTATTCTGTTTATCAAAAAGCAGATTACACAGTTTGTGACAGCAAAATTGTGTTGTATGCCTCTCATTTCTTAAATGCGCCGATTCAAGAAAAAATAGCGGGATCAGATTTATTTCCAGCGTTTTGTGAATATTATCGGCATGATGAAAAGATCAAAATCTTTTTACTAGGTTCGGAACCTGAAGTAGTCAAGACAGCGCAAAGAAAAATCAATGCCAAAATCGGGCGGAATATAGTAGTTGCATCACATTCACCTTCTTTTGGATTTGAGAAAAACGAACAAGAATGTCAGGAGATTGTTAAACTGATCAACTCTTCTGAGGCTACAGTTTTAGCAATTGGTGTAGGTGCGCCCAAACAAGAAATGTGGATTGCCAAATATCAACAACAATTTAAGAACATCAAAACCTTCATGGCTATTGGTGCAACGATTGATTTTGAGGCTGGTTATGTGAAGCGATCGCCTAGATGGATGAGTGAAGTTGGTTTAGAATGGCTCTACAGACTCATCAGTGAGCCTAAGCGACTGTGGAAAAGATATGTTTTTGATGCGATTCCCTTCCTATTTTTAATCTTGCAACAAAGACTCAACCTTTACAGTAATCCTTGGTCAGAGACTCAACCCAGTGGTCTCCACGAATGGGAGAAAAGAAGCTTGTCAAAGATATTTCAGATGACAGATAACATCACCTCAAGTAATGAACATCTGAATGTGACTTCAGAAACAGAACCCATGTTGCAAGAACACATACAAACAAATCTTCTGACGAAGGAACTTCGCTAA
- a CDS encoding glycosyltransferase family 2 protein: MNINQYWVLSTQIILLVSALIVLILSLVLFIECIAALFNTGKQSNNFAERDHQVTVLVPAHNEETVISATLTQIKSQLAKQHQLVVIADNCTDATAEIARTVGATVIERHDPHHRGKGYALDYGLRFLESDPPDVVVFVDADCEVAPGAIEQLSQYAIATNRPVQATYLIAKAHHPSPKESVSAFAFKVKNFVRLLGLAKMGIPCLLTGTGMAFPWSVIRTVDLASGYIVEDMKLGLDLTIAGFSPVFCPEAHVTALLPQQAKAAKSQRTRWEHGHLKTLFTYVPMLMQAAVKQSRLDLLLSALDLSVPPLSLLIMIWSLLMVITLLFAASAGIWLSAIVMATAGLLLLSAILLAWLKFGRADLSLGQLLAIPIYILWKIPLYLQFLLRPQSSWIRTERDSVKISEP; encoded by the coding sequence ATGAATATCAACCAATATTGGGTTTTATCAACTCAGATAATTTTGCTAGTCAGCGCATTAATAGTACTGATTTTAAGTTTAGTTTTATTCATAGAATGTATTGCGGCTTTATTCAACACTGGGAAACAGTCTAATAACTTTGCAGAACGTGATCATCAAGTGACAGTTTTAGTCCCAGCCCATAACGAAGAAACAGTCATCAGCGCCACCCTCACACAGATAAAATCACAGTTAGCAAAGCAACATCAATTAGTTGTGATTGCCGATAATTGTACTGATGCCACAGCAGAAATTGCTCGGACAGTAGGTGCTACAGTCATCGAACGCCATGATCCCCATCATCGGGGTAAAGGATATGCTCTAGATTATGGCTTGAGGTTTTTAGAGTCAGATCCACCAGATGTGGTAGTTTTTGTGGATGCTGACTGTGAGGTTGCACCAGGGGCAATTGAGCAATTAAGTCAGTATGCGATCGCCACAAATCGACCTGTGCAAGCTACCTACTTAATAGCCAAAGCTCATCACCCCAGCCCTAAAGAATCGGTATCAGCATTTGCTTTTAAAGTCAAGAACTTTGTGCGGTTGCTGGGTTTAGCTAAGATGGGCATTCCTTGTTTGTTAACTGGTACAGGCATGGCTTTCCCCTGGAGTGTGATTCGTACCGTTGATTTAGCCAGTGGTTACATCGTCGAAGATATGAAACTAGGCTTGGATTTGACTATAGCCGGATTTAGTCCCGTATTTTGTCCAGAAGCTCATGTCACAGCTTTGTTACCACAGCAAGCGAAAGCTGCTAAAAGTCAAAGAACTCGTTGGGAACATGGTCATTTAAAGACTTTATTCACCTATGTGCCGATGCTGATGCAAGCAGCAGTTAAGCAAAGCAGGTTAGATTTGTTACTTAGCGCTCTGGACTTGTCTGTCCCACCTCTATCATTACTGATCATGATTTGGTCATTACTGATGGTGATTACTCTCCTATTTGCTGCCTCAGCCGGAATTTGGTTGTCGGCGATTGTTATGGCTACAGCCGGGTTACTATTGCTGAGTGCAATTTTGCTCGCATGGCTAAAATTTGGGCGGGCTGATTTATCTTTGGGGCAACTTCTGGCCATACCTATTTACATTCTCTGGAAAATTCCCCTTTATTTACAGTTTTTACTACGTCCCCAAAGTTCATGGATTCGCACAGAACGGGACTCAGTGAAGATTTCTGAGCCTTAA
- a CDS encoding glycosyltransferase, with translation MMKKGILLVMPVPFREVGGRLGFDDQTCEGLVRWAENFERVVMACPVIPEDVAANSETSMTWQAIADLPCADRLELVPLPYAYKIPDFIKTYKSTSQLLSNKIQECEYLCFALSGVIGDWGAIACLTAMKLKRPYAVWADRVEYEVIGRTLWKKESLKKASLKRLLKDFVTLPLLKPYQRYLIRRSRLGLFQGQDCYTAYSPFCQNSHCVYDIHTHKSDQIDAASLDSKIKSISSHEPLRLCYVGRVAEMKGPLDWVRVIHHLCQAGVNLQATWLGDGPLLSEMKSLAVELGVSEKIHLAGFVSDRTQILETMRNHHIFLFCHKTPESPRCLVESLVSGSPIIGYSSPYAEGLVSEFGGGAFVPIHNWQKLANLISELNTDREKLSKLIFNAALSGQQFDEQSVFQNRSDLIKQYLK, from the coding sequence ATGATGAAAAAGGGAATTTTGTTAGTCATGCCCGTGCCATTTCGGGAAGTAGGCGGTCGTTTAGGCTTTGATGATCAAACCTGTGAAGGCTTGGTGCGCTGGGCAGAAAATTTTGAACGGGTGGTGATGGCTTGTCCAGTGATTCCAGAAGATGTTGCTGCCAATAGTGAGACATCAATGACATGGCAAGCGATCGCTGATTTACCCTGTGCAGATCGCCTAGAATTAGTTCCTTTACCCTATGCTTATAAAATTCCTGATTTCATTAAAACTTACAAAAGCACCAGTCAGTTATTGAGTAACAAAATCCAAGAGTGCGAGTATCTTTGTTTCGCCCTCAGTGGCGTGATTGGTGATTGGGGAGCGATCGCTTGTTTGACGGCGATGAAACTCAAACGTCCCTATGCAGTCTGGGCAGATCGGGTAGAATATGAGGTCATCGGCAGAACTTTATGGAAAAAAGAGTCACTTAAGAAAGCTTCCCTCAAACGGTTGCTCAAAGATTTTGTCACATTGCCATTGCTCAAACCCTATCAAAGGTATCTGATTCGTCGTAGCCGACTAGGGCTTTTCCAAGGACAGGACTGTTATACAGCTTATTCACCTTTTTGCCAGAATTCTCATTGTGTTTACGATATTCACACCCACAAGTCTGATCAAATTGATGCGGCTAGTCTAGACAGCAAAATTAAATCAATATCCAGTCATGAACCGTTACGGCTGTGTTACGTAGGACGAGTTGCCGAAATGAAAGGCCCTTTAGATTGGGTGCGCGTTATCCATCATCTTTGTCAAGCTGGGGTTAACTTACAAGCAACTTGGTTGGGTGATGGGCCATTGCTGTCAGAGATGAAATCCCTGGCTGTGGAATTAGGGGTTAGCGAGAAAATCCATCTAGCAGGATTTGTCAGCGATCGCACTCAAATTTTAGAGACAATGAGAAATCATCATATTTTCTTATTCTGTCATAAAACACCAGAATCACCCCGATGTTTAGTTGAGTCTTTAGTTTCCGGTTCCCCGATTATTGGTTACAGTAGCCCTTATGCTGAGGGATTAGTATCTGAATTTGGTGGTGGTGCATTTGTGCCAATTCATAATTGGCAAAAGCTAGCTAATTTAATCAGCGAACTCAATACAGATAGAGAAAAATTAAGTAAATTAATTTTTAACGCTGCTCTATCTGGGCAACAGTTTGATGAACAATCTGTATTCCAAAATCGTAGTGATTTAATTAAGCAATACTTAAAATAA
- a CDS encoding polysaccharide biosynthesis tyrosine autokinase, producing the protein METTNSTEEIDIQKYLLVLKRRWWIIAGVFVTFATLGGALSSLQPTTYEATGKLLFQTDRTSALTGIDGKIGDLESLGSNPLDTQALLVRSKPIIQEVIKTLNLKDEQGEPLQPEAIEINVASIMGTDGLTVSYVSRDPELAKKIVNQVMKSYIANNILTNRSQAIAAGNFIDKQLPSAKAELEQSQKALLQFKRQNQIINLKEETTGLVKNTLTLDNEINNARVQIAESLAREKQLSSQINLPIKQAVEISSLSQAPGVQEVLAELQKTQTQLKLQQTRYTDANPIITNLKSQEAALKTILKQRITEYLGYPIQVDITNLQVREIKRQVPLELEKLRSQRLSLEKKLKSFSILRDSYNQRILAIPNLEKIQGELEQKLSLAQKNYENLLVKSQEIKIVESQTVGNARILEEAEVGSSPSAGKKKGLVLIVAIFGGLVIGIAVAFLVDIVDRKVKTVKEAEGIFNYTLLGLIPTFQNKNNNTLNSSEPHTIIVETSPRSMIHEAFGMLQANLKFISLDKKIRTIAVTSSTPGEGKSQVAANLAAVMAQTGRRVLLIDADLRRPSQHHLWNLINSTGLSNVVAEQEQLHSTIQSVTPNLSLLTSGVIPPNPLAIIDSEAMRTLLEGLSTEYDYIIIDTPPLLGNADGVVLSKMADGVLVVARIGLVDSTSMTTAKALLSRSEVNVLGMVANAVDVQQEPNYFYYQSQPSEKSVEKVDSTH; encoded by the coding sequence ATGGAGACAACAAACTCTACCGAAGAAATAGATATTCAAAAGTATCTGCTAGTCCTCAAACGTCGCTGGTGGATTATTGCTGGAGTGTTTGTAACTTTCGCTACTTTGGGTGGAGCTTTGTCAAGTCTCCAACCAACCACCTATGAAGCAACTGGCAAACTACTGTTTCAGACAGATAGAACCTCAGCTCTCACAGGAATTGATGGGAAAATCGGTGATTTAGAATCGCTTGGTTCTAATCCTTTAGACACCCAAGCCTTGCTAGTCAGATCCAAACCCATCATCCAGGAAGTGATCAAGACTCTCAATCTCAAAGATGAACAAGGAGAACCACTACAACCAGAAGCCATTGAGATCAATGTCGCATCAATTATGGGGACAGATGGGTTAACAGTTTCCTATGTCTCTCGCGATCCTGAACTAGCAAAAAAAATAGTCAATCAGGTAATGAAATCTTACATTGCCAATAATATCTTGACTAATCGCTCTCAAGCGATCGCTGCCGGTAACTTTATCGATAAACAATTGCCATCTGCCAAAGCTGAACTGGAGCAATCACAGAAAGCACTCTTACAATTTAAGCGCCAAAATCAGATTATCAATCTCAAAGAAGAAACAACTGGATTAGTCAAAAATACCTTGACTCTGGATAACGAAATTAATAATGCTCGTGTGCAAATCGCCGAATCGCTCGCCAGAGAAAAACAACTATCTAGTCAAATAAATTTACCCATTAAACAAGCTGTAGAAATTTCTTCTCTAAGTCAAGCTCCTGGTGTCCAAGAAGTATTAGCAGAATTGCAGAAAACCCAAACTCAATTAAAACTGCAACAGACACGTTATACAGATGCTAACCCAATTATCACCAATCTCAAAAGTCAAGAAGCAGCTTTAAAAACTATCTTAAAACAACGCATCACCGAGTATTTAGGCTATCCCATCCAGGTTGACATCACTAATTTACAAGTGAGAGAAATCAAGCGGCAAGTACCTTTAGAGCTAGAAAAATTGCGTTCACAACGTTTGAGTTTAGAAAAAAAACTCAAGTCTTTCTCTATCCTGAGAGACTCTTATAATCAAAGAATATTAGCCATACCTAACTTAGAAAAAATTCAAGGCGAACTAGAGCAAAAGTTATCACTTGCTCAAAAAAACTATGAGAATTTACTGGTCAAATCCCAAGAAATAAAAATAGTAGAAAGTCAAACTGTTGGTAATGCTCGTATCTTAGAAGAGGCTGAAGTTGGTAGCAGTCCATCGGCAGGCAAAAAGAAAGGGTTAGTTCTCATAGTAGCAATATTTGGGGGGTTAGTAATTGGGATAGCGGTTGCCTTCTTAGTAGACATAGTTGACAGAAAAGTCAAGACAGTCAAAGAAGCAGAAGGAATTTTCAACTACACCTTATTAGGTCTAATTCCTACTTTCCAAAACAAGAACAATAACACATTAAACTCCAGCGAACCTCACACCATCATCGTAGAAACATCTCCTCGCTCGATGATTCATGAAGCGTTCGGTATGCTGCAAGCTAATCTTAAATTTATTAGCTTAGATAAAAAAATTCGGACAATTGCTGTTACTAGTTCCACCCCTGGAGAAGGAAAATCACAAGTAGCAGCTAATTTAGCGGCTGTCATGGCTCAGACAGGACGACGAGTGTTATTAATTGATGCAGATTTGCGTCGCCCATCTCAACATCATCTCTGGAATTTAATCAACTCTACAGGCTTAAGCAACGTTGTCGCGGAGCAAGAGCAATTACACTCAACCATACAATCAGTTACACCAAACTTATCCCTACTCACTAGTGGTGTGATTCCTCCCAACCCTCTAGCAATAATTGACTCTGAAGCTATGAGGACTTTGTTAGAAGGCTTATCCACAGAGTATGACTATATAATTATTGATACACCTCCTTTGCTAGGAAATGCTGATGGAGTGGTTCTGAGCAAGATGGCAGATGGGGTTTTAGTCGTGGCTAGAATTGGTCTTGTGGATTCAACTAGTATGACAACTGCCAAGGCTTTACTATCACGCTCAGAAGTTAACGTTTTAGGTATGGTTGCTAATGCTGTGGATGTCCAACAAGAACCTAACTATTTTTATTACCAGAGTCAGCCCAGCGAAAAAAGTGTAGAAAAAGTAGACAGTACTCATTGA
- a CDS encoding beta-1,6-N-acetylglucosaminyltransferase codes for MKIAYIILAHKLPAQVVRLVQRLKNDDTSFFIHIDSRASNEMCDHITKELQGINNIYYIERHRCYWGDFSLVAATIAAIKQLVNSDVEFDYAILLSGQDYLIKTNQQIQQFLQERRGQEFIEYFSLKSDNRWTNQDGCYQSLNRIQHWHLNFRFKGLHLHLPIQRRFPVNFEPFGGSQWWCLSKECIHYINSFITNKPQYVNYFQYVFIPDEVFFQTIIANSPFRQNVVNDDLRFIDWEHHNPTPPAVLDKGYFAQLVNSPQLFARKFDITRDANILDLIDQHLERCASELSLSCVE; via the coding sequence ATGAAAATTGCCTACATAATTCTGGCACACAAACTACCTGCTCAGGTAGTTCGTCTGGTTCAACGACTAAAAAATGACGATACATCATTTTTTATCCACATTGACAGTAGAGCCAGCAATGAAATGTGTGATCATATCACAAAAGAGTTGCAAGGCATTAATAATATTTATTATATCGAAAGACATAGATGCTATTGGGGAGATTTTAGCCTTGTCGCGGCAACGATCGCAGCGATCAAACAACTAGTCAACTCAGATGTAGAATTCGACTATGCGATTCTACTATCAGGGCAAGATTATTTGATTAAGACAAATCAGCAAATCCAGCAATTTCTTCAGGAAAGACGTGGACAAGAGTTTATCGAATATTTTTCTTTAAAGTCTGATAATAGATGGACTAATCAAGATGGATGTTATCAGTCACTAAACAGAATCCAGCACTGGCATTTAAATTTCCGATTCAAGGGGCTGCATCTACATTTGCCAATACAACGGAGATTTCCTGTTAATTTTGAACCGTTTGGTGGTTCTCAGTGGTGGTGTCTGTCAAAAGAATGTATTCATTATATCAACAGTTTTATTACGAATAAACCTCAATACGTTAACTATTTTCAATATGTATTTATCCCTGATGAAGTTTTTTTTCAAACAATTATTGCTAACTCTCCGTTCCGGCAGAATGTTGTCAACGATGACTTAAGGTTTATTGATTGGGAACATCATAATCCTACGCCACCAGCAGTTTTAGATAAAGGTTACTTTGCACAACTTGTGAATTCACCGCAATTGTTTGCGAGGAAATTCGATATTACTAGAGATGCTAACATATTAGATTTAATTGACCAACATTTAGAGCGTTGTGCTAGTGAATTATCGCTCAGTTGTGTGGAGTAG